ACCTCAGGTTCATCCTCACGTTGAAATGACGTCCCGGGATTCCCTTGATCCTCGTAGATATTCGGCTCGATCTCGACGATGGGCAAGACGTCACGGTCAGCACCGTCTTCAGAAGAGAACCGATCATCTTCAGCTGGGTTGGGTTCGTCACTGCCGTCAGGGGTCTGTCGATCGAGCTCAACGTCGGTCTGCTTCAGCCGTTTTGAAGACTGCCTTCTTCGGATGGTGCCGCTGAAGAAACCGCCGAAGTTGAGGAGGTATTTCTTTGGTTTGTATCGGCAGCAGATGGTGTGGAtaaggaggaagaggaggaggaggagcaTGAGGAGCAAGAATGCACCCACTACGATCACGATGAGTACAGCAGTTGGTAGGGCTGGCTCTCCGGTAGGTTGGATCAGAGGCTGCTTGGGTGTGGTTGGGGCTGGAATGACCGTCAATGGACCTATCTTGCAAGAAAGAGACGTCCAGTTTTGATTCTCCGGAGTTattgaaaaacagaaaaaagtgACTCCTTCATCTGAAACTTTGACACTCTTCTGCAACCGTGATCCAGGTTCGTTTCCTGCTTGAGTTGAATTAATTTCTTCCCAATCTGGCCTTTCTACGGTACTGTTCGTATCACTGACCAATGGGGTTCTTTCATCGATGACCGTGCTACATGTCAGAATGTCTCCCTCGTTCACAACGGCCGGACCGTCTGGGAAACAGACTGGAAACTCTTCTGTTGAGTTTACAGTAAGACGCCCTTCTCTATTTGTAATTACAGTTTTATTGTCTTTCCTAATAATGACACACAGGTAAGACCCAGCATCAGTTGATGTCAGTGTGGTGATTGTTAGGTTTTGAGAATGAAGTGTCGACGTTTCTTTATCCAGATCAACAGGGCTGACGGAAATTCTATCATCTTCCATGACTTCAGAGTAAGAAGGACTGACATAATGCTGCCAGGTAAACATGTGTACATCCGGATCAAAGCCAGTAGCCAGGCAGGTTAGAGTTACAGTGCCGTTCGTGAATGGTTGCTGTGGATAAACTGATACTCTGGAGACAGTGACCTCACAATGACCCGGGGATGGAAGACAAAGCAAGAAGATGACGAAACAACTCACGATCAAGTGGAGAATGCCCATGTTGAGAAGGTTGAAATCCACACGATGCTTTCAAGCCACGTCTATTGTCTCAAATTAACAGTGGAAACAAAATTCAAGTTGCGTCTTCGGCACAAGAATGTAAAAACAGTTAAGTCAGTCCAATCGTTTGAAATAAGTTgctttcattgaaaaaaaatgatcaaatgAATTATGTACAAAAGGCAGATTCTATAAAAGAGGTTATCATAGATAACTCTGTGTGCAGTTTGAAtggttttcaaaatgaaatcacCCACCAATCACTCAAAAACGTAGAACAATTGTCTCTAAAGAAGTATCTGGACTGATGTATCATGTACACTAAAGGCCTTGCCTGGATTGTACTGCTCTTCTTTATGGACTCCACAAGTGAATTTAAAATCACATCAACAGTAGATCGTCTGGTCTGTTGAGAGCAGTATGAATTCAAGCATTTATACTTCACGTTAAAACAACAACcgatgaaaaaatatataatttgacTAAAGGGTAGATTCTTTACAATTTGTGAAGTCTGGTGTGATATGTTTACATCTGTACCTACGTGTACGTGAGTTCAGTTATTCGTGTGCAATGAGCCGTAGGAGGAAACTtcatggtaataataataaactgtaAGATGGGAGACCTTATATAGATGTGTTACATTGAAAGGTGTTTTCTTTTCAATACCATCGAAATACGACCCAATGAAAGAAACTTGCATCTGTACAAACAGTATTACACAATAGTCTGGAATGGTACATCAAAGGCATGTTTGTATTACAAGGGTCCATGAATAAAACGTTTTGTGACGTACTGTGAcgtatttttaaagacaacaatCTGTTAAATCTGATCTCAGTGGTTTAGTGATGATTTGTTTAAAACGAGAAAAAATAAACGATGGcctttaaaacttaataaaCAATGTCAGATTAAGTTGTAAACATTCTTAATGAAATCAAATACCTTAGTATGAAACTTTGTTTTACAACTTCGCCAGTAATGCATAGCTGAATACCAACAAGCCAGAACCAGTTTTTTTACATCATTTAATATACATAATTAAACTAATTACAGTCAAAACAGTCCATCAATTGTTATCGCTCTTCTGACCACTCATAACCTTTTCTGGCGATTGACCAAAATGGCAATCCTCAATAAAAGTGGATTTAAAAGAACATTAAAAAATGTCCCACACTATTAGTAGTAAAGTATAGAAATTAATCCCCATCTATTATAGCAAAACATagagcttaaagccattggaccctttcggtttagaaaaaaaataacagatttacaaataacttacagggtttacagaaggcaatggtgaaagacttctcttgaaatattattccatgaaatgctttactttctgagaaaacagcaaaacaatataaattctcgttaacgagaattacggatttattttaaacacatgtcatgacacggcgaaccgcgcggaaacaagggtgggtttttccgttgttttctcccgactccgatgaccgattgagcctaaattttcaaaggtttgttatttgatatagaagttgtggtacacaaagtgtgggccttggacaatactgtttaccgaaagggtccaatggctttaaaccataCCTGCCAGACAATTCAAAGAATGATATAATTTCTCATGAATTGGTACATGAATCATGCAGTGTTATTCACATAAATTATTTAACCTTTGAAAACACCGGCAAATCATTAATCAGTATTGCAgtaaaattgtattatttttttggggggacttCGTCTACTTCAATATTGCATTTCTGTTACTACGACATAAGCTTAGTTTACAACTATAATCAGCTGAAATGTTTCTCATCAataacattcattattgttttataaGAGTTGTTGAACTACTATTATCCTCGAACATCTAGTGCATCAAAACCTGACCTTTAACCCCTTTTAGATCTAGCTGCGAAATATAACTCTGTACTGATGACGTCACTGTTTGTTTACTACACTGCTTAACTGCTATAACTGGTACGCGTTGCAATTCCGACAGTTGTGCAGCGACACAATGGTGTCCCATTCTTCTGCAAAGTGGTAaccaaattgtgacgtcatccGTACTATAAGGTCAGTGGACCTCGTCAATGGACAAGTAAAAGTCAGCGATCCACATAGAGTAAATATTTCATTTGAATGAACGAGGGAACCAACGTATCCACATAGGTTGGTATTTTAATAAAACTTCCATGGCCATAACCACTCGGAAatacacaagaaaaaaacaaaaaaaaaacacgccaacTTGGAGAAATGCAAAAACCTTTTGCCAAtttcgcatttttttttttggggggggggcagcatTAACGATGGATCAAACTCAAACTTAGAATCACACAGAAAGCCACATTGACACGCTGagctgatgaaaaaaaaaagactcttAGAAAGTCCAAATGTATGCAATCCAGCAACTGATTAGACTgtgctgttttgttttggaCGTATTATCacttgtgcagccattttgtttgccTATAAATTAAAACTTCCAAACTGAGGCTAAACGTTTGAGTGGGCCCTTATCGTGTGTCATTGATGTAGATTCTATAGTTGTTACTTACAAGAAACTTGACATTGCCAAGATAACTTCAAGTAATCCCGCCCCCGATATATCTATCATTTCTTTTAAAGTAAAGTATTTAAGAGACACCCTTGGCAAATACTACTTCCGAATTGTAGTATAtcattactttaaaaaatacttttgacCACGATGCTCTTGGTTATAATATATTCCAATACACAAAGTAATAATCATGTTATAGTTCAATCAATAGCAAACAATATCACACAAACTTTCTGGACCTCTTTTGTGTTTTCACACTTTCCCTTTGTCTTTTTGCAGGCCTTTTGTGTCTccttcagccccccccccccccgactaagaaacattggtcatACCTCTGGTACACGTCGTCAACGTTTTCAGTCACTaaaatcatcatcttcatccaCAGCATCAGCTAACTGCTGCTTCAGGTTCTCATTCCAGTAGGCATCTTCCTCAGGATCCGTCTCACGTTGAGAAGACGTCCCTGGATTCCTCCGCTCCTCGTAGATGTTCGGCTCGATCTTGACGATGGGCAAGACGTCATGGTCAGCACCGTCGTCGAATGAGAACCTTACCTGACCATCTTGAGCCATTGGGCTGGGTTCGTCGCTGCCATCGGGGTTCTGTCGATCAAGCTCTACTTCGGCCTGATTCGGGTGTCTGGACGTTCTTTTCCGGATGGTGCTACCGAAGAAACCGTCGAAGTTAAGGAGGTATGATTCTTCGCGACAGCAACAGCAGATGATTATGATGAGGATGATCACCAGAAGCAAGCCTGCACCCACCGCGATGCCGATGATTACAGCAAGGGGCAGGGCTGGCTGTCCGGTAGGTTGGATCAAAGGCTGTTTAGTTGTGGGTGATCGAGTGACCGTTAACGGTCCTATCTTGCAGGAAAGAGACGTCCAGTTTTGATTCTCCGGAGTTattgaaaaacagaaaaatgtgACTCCATCATCTGAGACTTGGACACTCTTCTGCAACCGTGATCTAGATTCGTTTCCTGCTTGAGTTGAATTAATTTTCCAATCTGGCCTTTCTACAGGTTCTTTTGTATCACTGACCACTGGGGTTCTTTCATCGATGACCGTGCTACATGTCAGAATGTCTCCCTCGTTCACAACTGCCGGACCGTCTGGGAAACAGACTGGAAACTCTTCGGTCGAGTTTACAGTAAGACGCCCTTGTCCATTTGTAAGTATAGTTCCTGCAGTGTTGTTCGCAACAATGACGCACAAGAATAACCCTTCATCTGATTTCGTGAGGTTGGTGATTGTGAGACTTTGGGAATAAAGTTTCACCACTTCATCAATTAGATTATCAGGGCTGAAGGACATTCTGTGATCCGGTATTACATTGACGTAAGACGAGTTGTAAGATCTTAGCCAGGTAAACATGTGAGCGTTGGGGTCAAAGCCAGCCGCGGAGCATGTAAGAGTAACATTACCATTTTCAACTGGTTGCACTGGGAAACTGGAGACAGTGGGCTGACTGACTTGACATTCACTCGGTGATGGAAGACAAAGCCAGAAAAAGACGAAACAGCCTCTAATGATAGAAATAATTCCCATTTTGGAAGGTCGAAAATTTCGCGATACTTTCGGTCCACGTTTCTgtattttcaaaagaaattcGATCGTGTTTTTCAGCTTCACGACACAAAACAGTCAATCCAGTTGCAATAAACCCTCAATCTCGGTAGTTTTTACTGGTTAACGAATATGGTCCATCCAATGTGCATCATAGAGTACACGCCAACGCAACCAAATACATCAGCAACGGGGTGTGTAGTTCGAGTTTCTATCGAATAAAACCTTTAACCAATCACTCAAAGATGCAAAAACAGTCGTCACTTGATGAGACGAATTTGTTGAAAGAATCCTTCAATCACACCCTGCCATTGACTGTGTTATGATATATTTCCTTGTGAACCAACATGCCAAGTACAACGTTAGGCCATGTCGGGGCGGCGAGCAATATGTCTGCCGGCAGTCGGAAAGTACATTTATGAAGCAGCGATGCAAAACCTCATTTGAATAAAAGTAGATTCTTTACAAATTGTCAAATCTGGTGCGATTTAGGGATCTTTTCATCAACAGGTTGCGGGAAATCATGTATTCGTGTGCAGTGGACTGTAGAAGTGACGTCATGGTACCGACATAGAACACGATAAGGATAATATCGAAAGCTATTTGAAGTATGTGAAGTATAACTCAATAAGGCATTGGGTGTATTTATCTTAAATGATTACTTTCTATGACCATTTCATGAAATCGGTGAGAGAATAATTTTGTGctcatgaataaaaaataagttgTATTTATATAGAAGCCTTTAGAAAGATCGACAGACGCTAAAACATGAATAAATTCAGTAGGCCTACGTGGAATAAACCTATTGGAATGGCTCTTtattctacatctcagcaaaaaTACAATCAGAAAGACTGGTTTCATGCTTGAACACTCTGAAAGGAGGAACACACTGGTGTATTACCATCACAGGGACTTGCTACAAACCTATGATTGTGAAGAGGTTTTAACGAGAATGCTTCTCCATAGCTTGAAACCAACTTAACATGTGCATAGGGGAGTGGGGTTAAGGTTGGGGTAGATGGAACAGTGTTTCTGGGATTTTCATTTCTCTGTCCTTATCTAAGGCTGAATCCAAAtaggcggctacggctacggctgttgctaaaggTGTTGCTAAGGTCGTCCTATGCCTCAACACATAATGACGCGGACAtttagccgtagccgtagcagctgtagccgctaattcggacacaGCCTTAGAATCCTGACTTGGACCAAGACAGATAAACCCTATAGGCTGCAAGAAGGGGGTAATAAATGGGGGCGGAGATAGGAATAGGCGGGACATTCTTCTACTTGGTTACATTTCCGATGGCCCAACTTAAGtgacaaataacaaaaaaaacttatttttgtttaatacttTATGCAGACTCTTtattaaagcaaaacaaaaaatgaaacaaaattaaaacatgcacaaaatgcTATACTTTTGTAGCTTTCAAAATTTCTGGATAatataaacaattacaaaatacgAGTGAAGTAACATACGCGTGCTAGACGTTAAGACCTATTataatacaatattattttcttgtgtATTGATAGTGTCAAACGAGGCAATTTATGGCCAACGGTTTCGAAGACATTTCCAAGAAAATTATCACTTTAAACATGTAACCCTTTGTTCAGAAAatctatttaaaaaatacatatatatatatattaaaaatccGGGCCGTCTCGGATAATAAGGTTCTTTAAAAaattctttatttgttttatattttttccctTTCAAAGTGTTTCTTCTGACACAAATGGTTGTCTCCAAGTTGCAGTAAAATGGTCCTTCATAACAGAACGCTCGTTCTTATGTTTGAAATAGAAAAAGTAAACTGATTCAATTGCGATgtgccattttattttttactgcaCTTGAATTAGACCTATACATGAATACCCAGGGTATCATATTTGACTAGAATCCACCGCAGTTCAGACAGACAGAAAGGTTAAAAGTTATGTCTTTGGTTATaagtaaaatacaaaaatacttaattcaacaaaatgtacagcGCAAATCACAgcttgattaaaacaaaaagtatgtGTTTCACTGAGTAAAATAAAccattgcttaaaggcagtggacaatattggtaattactcaaaataatttttagcataaaaacttacttggtaacgattaatggggagaggttgatagtataaaacaatgtgagaaacagctgcctctgaagtggagtagtttgtgagaaagaagtaattttccacgaatttaatttcgagacctcagatttagaacttgaggtctcgaaatcaagcatccgtgaccagggtgttttttctttcattattatctcataacttcgacgaccaattgagttcaaatttccacaggtttgttattttatgcatatgttgagatacagcaagtgaaaagactggtctttgacaattaccgatagtgcccactgtctttaaactgtgtTCTGCATACTGCGTGAACTCTAACTTATACATGGAAGTATGTTGTTGTAGTAAGttacaacaatttttatttattttatttttaattttattcttcggacaagcaaaacaataaaacaagcacaggccgtccagggaagggcaaaagtaaaaaaactgtcatcaaaaaagatttGCCCTCCCAATATTGTAGCCAAGAATaaaaaagaaactggacacctttggtagttgtcaaagaccaatattttcacttggtgtaagCCAACAtcagtataaaataacaaacctgtaaaaatgttggctcaaagttgcaagaaaataatgaaagaaaaaaacacccttgttgcagtgGTCGTGCTTTTAGATGGAAATATATGAATAAAAAGCTGCACGagagtcttttaatattttagtgagaacttgcctctttctcaaaaactcaacTTCAGAGAAAGTAGTttttcacactgttttataccatcatcatTATACTTGCAGCTTTCCGTTGCTCGTTATTaagttaagtttttatgctaatacattttgagtaattacttaacGTGTCAAGTGAATTTAATTACATGCTGTTTTTTAAAGCACAACCAACAAGCCAACTTCAGCCTTGTATATTGTTAGGGTGAATTTTAGTCTTGATTTCCTTATAATACTCAACCCGACTGATGAGCCCAAACTTTTTAGGGGAACCACCAGTTCATTCCCATGATATTTTGGACATGTTAGTTGTACGAAAGAAAATGTGCAAAACGCATTACTAATGCAGTGGTGTGAAAAGGCGTTTTGTAGTATTCAACTCTATTGTACTGCTGAATGACGAGCAGTGCTGGGAACGAGgtgaacaataacaacaacaccgATCTCAGGGTTAACTTATATTGTAATTCATAAATCTGCTAAACACACGAAGTTGCTAATAATCACAATTCTAGATAATTGTGCTGATGCATATGGGGTGTACAAAAACACCATCTCTGGGTTAACATATCcttataatttttaaaatatgcTAATTGCAAATGTTTACAAACAATCACATCACTATTGGTGTTGCAGaataccagctaaaatacaacGCACATGTACAGCAAACGCGCCTGGTTCCTTACTATTTTTTTTGGCTAGCAATATTTAACCAGTTTAGCGGCTGTTCTTCGATTTAAGTGAACTTTGTGAACTGGAGATATTTTGAGCCAACTTTTAGTTTTACACGCGAATGTCAGCATACAGAGTTTCTTGCGGATTTACCAATTGTTTGTTTTCGTCTTGTCCTTCTTTCTCAAGATCGAGGTCGGCATAGACGACTGTCTGGGAAGACCCTTGCTCAATCTTATCGGAGATCTCTTCACGTCTTGAGAACTTCTTGGGCTTCCTCACCGGCTGTTGAGGTTGTCCAGTCGTGTCTGCACTCCGCGAAGTGCCTCCACTGGTGTCTGCGTTGTTAACACGGGGCTTGTTCACCTGAGCGTTAATCTGTGGTGTTTGTTGCCGAGGATCCGACGCACCAGGACGGCCTCTCTCGCTATGGTTTCGTCCGGTGGCTGCATGGGTTCGGTCGGTGTTATCGTGCGGTTTTGGGGGAATTCCAACGCTAGGCTCCCGGTCGGACGGATGCTTATATTCATTGTTGATATTAGCACCAGCTTCTGCAATGTTCAGGTTTAGACGCAGGGAAATGTTCATGTCTGGCTCACGGGTTACGATAGATGATTCTGCGTATATTTTTGACTCAACTCCCGGTCGACCAGGCTGTGAGACACCCACCGACTGCTCTTCCAGGACAGAATTGTAAGAAGGTGGCACTTCATCCCTGTCCCTACTTATCAGTTCATTGGGACTCCTGGTATCTTCACGAGCATGTGGGGTTTTCTGGGAGCTGCCGCAGTCGATGAGGTAGTCTTTGGGGTGAAACCATCGCCTAGTTTCACATCGACAACACAGTGTATGTATTGCGATAATAACGATAAGGACGACCACGCCAATGACAATACCGGTGATTTGACCAGCAGACAGTCTTGATTTTATTTTGGGTGTTATTGTGGGTTCGATGTCAACAACTTTCAAAGGTCCAATAATGCAAAACAGATTCATGTCAGACGACGGTAAGTTTGCAACGCAGAtatacgtttgtaaattatcCGATGATGtaacattttttattaacaGAGCTATTCCACCATGCTGATATGAGTAGTAGAGCGTCCATTCATCATTATCTGCACTAATCGATGCAGTTGCGTTACCAGATGTACTGCAGGAGATGAAACTTCCAGTGTTTACTGTCCCCGGACCGTTTGGAGTGCAGAACGGGAAGGCATCTCTGGGGTACACAGACAAAACTAGTTTTTTGTCTAAGACCCCCACAAAGGACATCTCACCAGTTGGATGAATAAGATTGCATTGGTATGTTCCTGTATCAGTTGTCTTTACTTCAGTGAATGTTAGATTGAAGGTTGAAATCAAACCCTTTGTGAAGCTAACCAGATATCGCTTATTTCTATAAACAGACAAGTCCGTACTGGTAACACCGAAACTGCCTGACCCCTCTTTATACCACGATAGAAAATGAGTTGAAGCATCGAAACCAGCAACATGGCAGAGGAGACTGACCGTAGTTCCCTCCCGCTGCACCATCATGTTGGGAGAAACTTCAAGAGTCATTGAAGGATATGACTGACAACGAACCGAGAATATCAGCAAAGAAAACATCAATGCTAAAAACCAAACACCTTTCACAATGTCTCTACGTTGATCCTCCATGGTCGTATGTTGACTACGCCGTGAAGTAAAAAATCAGTAATGGATGGAACACGACTCAACTTCTGTAGACTCACTGAAAGTTTAGTTTCTTTATCGGTCTTACTGATTATATTGTTCACCATTGGACTGTTTAAACCTTCTTGTATATAGCATGAGTATATTCCGTCATCAATTTGAACGTGATTTGGTTGATGTCAACCTCGCAGTTTGGTCCAAGTCTCGAAACTGATTTACTGTACTCTGTCTGCGCATACAAAGTAAACCCAACATTATTATAATACGGGATTAGTTGCGTCGttatttttcaaagaccagtttccttGTTATGAACACTTTTTACGCAGTTGTGAAGTTTAgggtcatgacctctgttgtGTGTACCTTTCTTAGGTAAATATGTGGGTGGGTAGTATAAGAATGCCATTTGAGTTTACGGTTTCtcctttcacacacacacacctctATCAACACTAGAAAAGTTAAAACTGCATCATTTACTTGAAATGTTTATCATCTCAACGGTGGTACTAAAATCCAAACTGTCTTCAAAAGCTCTTATGTAAACTATTGCAAGAAATATGATTTCCAACAATCCATAACTGCACTGCAAACCTATTTAGCATACATCAGTGTGTACAGAGAATGCAGTTTGTGTGAACGCGTATGAGGTATGAACCAACCTGTCAGATTGAACCATTCATGTGAAACCAACCCTGAATTACGCCAATGGTTTCCGTCATGGCGG
The DNA window shown above is from Asterias amurensis chromosome 18, ASM3211899v1 and carries:
- the LOC139951042 gene encoding uncharacterized protein: MGILHLIVSCFVIFLLCLPSPGHCEVTVSRVSVYPQQPFTNGTVTLTCLATGFDPDVHMFTWQHYVSPSYSEVMEDDRISVSPVDLDKETSTLHSQNLTITTLTSTDAGSYLCVIIRKDNKTVITNREGRLTVNSTEEFPVCFPDGPAVVNEGDILTCSTVIDERTPLVSDTNSTVERPDWEEINSTQAGNEPGSRLQKSVKVSDEGVTFFCFSITPENQNWTSLSCKIGPLTVIPAPTTPKQPLIQPTGEPALPTAVLIVIVVGAFLLLMLLLLLFLLIHTICCRYKPKKYLLNFGGFFSGTIRRRQSSKRLKQTDVELDRQTPDGSDEPNPAEDDRFSSEDGADRDVLPIVEIEPNIYEDQGNPGTSFQREDEPEVGGYWDADLKQQLAEAVGEGDFYSD
- the LOC139951043 gene encoding uncharacterized protein, which codes for MGIISIIRGCFVFFWLCLPSPSECQVSQPTVSSFPVQPVENGNVTLTCSAAGFDPNAHMFTWLRSYNSSYVNVIPDHRMSFSPDNLIDEVVKLYSQSLTITNLTKSDEGLFLCVIVANNTAGTILTNGQGRLTVNSTEEFPVCFPDGPAVVNEGDILTCSTVIDERTPVVSDTKEPVERPDWKINSTQAGNESRSRLQKSVQVSDDGVTFFCFSITPENQNWTSLSCKIGPLTVTRSPTTKQPLIQPTGQPALPLAVIIGIAVGAGLLLVIILIIIICCCCREESYLLNFDGFFGSTIRKRTSRHPNQAEVELDRQNPDGSDEPSPMAQDGQVRFSFDDGADHDVLPIVKIEPNIYEERRNPGTSSQRETDPEEDAYWNENLKQQLADAVDEDDDFSD